In a single window of the Necator americanus strain Aroian chromosome X, whole genome shotgun sequence genome:
- a CDS encoding hypothetical protein (NECATOR_CHRX.G25351.T1) codes for MEKNICCWQRRRKEVVYDDCVLEDSLSQGDWHTEEDPNVDYEMLLRGLRACAERASKPRTTNLDRISKTTKELLERRRTFRLDPNASHIERLVANTSYRKAMQEDLSKYMRKKILEAVQKGQV; via the coding sequence atggaaaagaacatctgctgttggcaacgaaggagaaaagaagtcgtctacgacgattgcgtactcgaggactccttgtcccaaggtgactggcacactgaggaggacccaaacgtggactacgagatgctgctcagaggattacgagcctgcgctgaacgtgcctcgaagccgcgcacgacaaacttggatcgaatttcgaagaccaccaaggaattgttggaaagaagaaggacttttaggcttgatccgaatgcatcgcacattgagcggttagtagcaaacaccaGCTACAGAAAGGCAATGCAGGaagatctttcgaaatacatgcggaagaagattctggaagcggTACAAAAAGGACAGGTCTAG